In the genome of Raphanus sativus cultivar WK10039 chromosome 4, ASM80110v3, whole genome shotgun sequence, one region contains:
- the LOC108831359 gene encoding uncharacterized protein LOC108831359: MEEAKPRKSLTGSSSRESLKTKNPFSRVLNEEDQNKSKTGLSMRKSWSTDSLGLLGNSNTLGKTCICAPTKHEGSFRCRLHRTSATSQGATAATQLHLPKPLLPSSRLSDY, translated from the coding sequence ATGGAGGAGGCGAAACCGAGGAAGAGTTTGACAGGCAGCAGCAGCAGAGAGTCATTGAAGACCAAGAATCCGTTTAGCCGTGTGCTGAATGAAGAAGACCAGAACAAAAGCAAGACAGGATTGTCAATGAGGAAGTCATGGTCCACGGACTCGCTTGGCCTGCTCGGTAACAGCAACACGTTGGGGAAGACATGCATCTGTGCTCCAACAAAGCACGAAGGGTCCTTCCGTTGCAGGCTTCACCGCACATCTGCCACAAGCCAAGGTGCAACAGCTGCTACGCAACTTCATCTACCAAAGCCCTTGCTTCCTTCTAGTCGTCTCAGTGACTACTAG
- the LOC108831358 gene encoding uncharacterized protein LOC108831358, which produces MSKFTSLEFEVLDITGNNYLAWALDAEFSLSAKGLEATILEGNKAESQDKAKVMILFRHHLHVDLKNEYLTVKDPQILWNNLKERYDHQKTVILPKARYEWTHLRLQDFKSVSEYNSALFKITSKLELCGEKITEADKLEKTFSTFHANNLVLQTQYREKGFQKYSQLISCLLVAEQNNELLMKNHGLCQTGSAPFPEVNVTKQNNTGRRNGYTRGRGRGRGHGRGDTRGRGYGQIRVRGVSFKNSNSHQKWENKDGNKQATECYRCGSKDHWARTCRTPKHLVDLYQKSVKQKGKNVETNMVYEGGEGDFDMVDATHLDISDFLIDEEKK; this is translated from the coding sequence ATGTCAAAGTTTACTAGTCTTGAATTTGAAGTTCTTGATATCACTGGAAACAATTACTTGGCTTGGGCATTAGATGCCGAATTTTCCCTTAGTGCAAAGGGACTTGAAGCTACAATCCTAGAAGGAAATAAAGCTGAAAGCCAAGATAAAGCAAAAGTTATGATACTCTTTCGTCATCACCTCCATGTAGATCTCAAGAATGAGTACTTGACGGTGAAAGATCCGCAAATCCTTTGGAACAACTTAAAGGAAAGGTATGACCACCAGAAAACTGTGATTTTACCTAAAGCTCGGTATGAATGGACACATCTGAGATTACAAGACTTTAAGTCCGTAAGTGAGTACAACTCAGCCTTGTTCAAAATTACCTCCAAGTTGGAGTTATGTGGAGAGAAAATCACGGAAGCTGATAAGTTAGAGAAGACTTTCTCTACTTTTCATGCAAATAATCTTGTCCTGCAGACACAATACCGTGAAAAGGGATTCCAGAAGTATTCCCAACTTATATCTTGTCTCCTTGTGGCTGAGCAAAACAATGAGCTTTTGATGAAAAATCATGGACTATGTCAAACTGGTTCTGCTCCATTCCCTGAAGTGAATGTGACTAAACAGAACAACACGGGCCGCAGAAATGGCTACACTCGTGGACGCGGTCGTGGTCGTGGACATGGTCGTGGAGATACACGTGGACGTGGATATGGTCAAATTCGAGTCCGAGGAGTTTCTTTTAAGAACTCTAACTCTCACCAGAAGTGGGAAAACAAGGATGGTAACAAACAAGCAACTGAATGCTACCGATGTGGAAGTAAAGACCATTGGGCTCGTACGTGCCGTACACCAAAGCATCTTGTTGACCTGTATCAAAAATCAGTGAAACAAAAGGGAAAGAATGTGGAAACAAATATGGTGTACGAAGGTGGAGAGGGAGACTTTGATATGGTTGATGCCACCCACCTTGACATTTCCGATTTTCTCATTGACGAAGAGAAAAAGTGA
- the LOC108831354 gene encoding 14 kDa zinc-binding protein — protein MNQHQNRVAILSSHISPPVMASEKEAALAATPSDDSPTIFDKIISKDIPSTVVFEDDKVLAFRDITPQGPVHILLIPKVRDGLTGLSKAEERHIDILGRLLYTAKLVAKQEGLDEGFRIVINDGPQGCQSVYHIHVHLIGGRQMNWPPG, from the exons ATGAACCAACACCAAAACCGAGTAGCGATTCTCTCTTCTCATATATCACCACCCGTCATGGCTTCAGAGAAAGAGGCTGCTTTAGCCGCCACTCCTTCCGATGATTCCCCCACCAT ATTTGACAAGATCATCAGTAAAGACATTCCATCCACCGTTGTTTTTGAGGATGACAAG GTCTTGGCTTTTAGGGACATAACTCCCCAGGGTCCTGTTCACATCCTCCTCATTCCAAAAGTGAGGGATGGCTTAACTGGCCTCTCTAAG GCTGAGGAGAGGCACATCGACATCTTGGGCCGCCTTCTATACACTGCCAAGCTTGTAGCAAAACAAGAAGGCCTAGATGAGGGTTTCAGAATTGTGATCAATGATGGTCCTCAAGGCt GTCAGTCGGTGTATCACATTCATGTTCATCTCATCGGAGGACGCCAAATGAACTGGCCTCCTGGCTAA